The Deltaproteobacteria bacterium region CTCTCAGGCACAGGGTACAGCTGTCAATACATCGCCCCTGGTCTGAAGGTGTATACTCTCCCCGTTCGTTCCATTCCATTGCAAGATTTCCCGCAGGGCAGACTCCGGCGCATACGCCGCAGCCTGAGCAGAGGTTGTTTTGAACAACGAGGTCAAAGACGTTCACCATTTCTATCACCTTGATTTTCTCATATTAAAATCACAGAACCGATAAAAAAATTTAAAAACATTCGCTTTCTGATAATCAGCCAAGCGCTTTCTTTATTTTCAGCAGAGACCGAAGGAGCGTACGTAACATCATATCCGCGTAAAAAAACAGAGCGCAACTGCCTTTCAGGTAATGATAGCGGTCTCTTCCCGTGACAGGGTAGTGCTCCCTTAAAATGTCATAATACATCTGCATTCTTTGGTGATCTCTGAAATTCGCGGCAAGCCAGAATCTTTTCCTGGCATATTTCCGATCGATAATTGCAATGCAGTTATTTCTTTCTTTTTCATCCATATCCATCGAACTGATTACGGTTTTCAGAATATCTTCATGTTCTTCTGCTCTCTTCAGGTGATCCTCCAGGCTTTTCGCCGAATGTGAGTGGCTTTCCTCTCGAATCATGTAATCATAAAGAAATTC contains the following coding sequences:
- a CDS encoding 4Fe-4S binding protein, producing MVNVFDLVVQNNLCSGCGVCAGVCPAGNLAMEWNERGEYTPSDQGRCIDSCTLCLR